The Lycium ferocissimum isolate CSIRO_LF1 chromosome 1, AGI_CSIRO_Lferr_CH_V1, whole genome shotgun sequence genome includes a region encoding these proteins:
- the LOC132029620 gene encoding tetrahydroberberine oxidase-like, protein MICCKKSGFETRIRSGGHDYEGLSYISYKPYCLVDLSSLRKIDINVQEKTAWVEGGATLGELYYTIANRSKTLAFPAGTCPSVGVGGHISGGGQGPLMRKHGLAADNVLDATILNINGTILDRKGMGEDLFWAIRGGGAASFGVVLSWKLQLVEVPPVVVLFTVARTHEKGATKLVRKWQKLIKEFPEELFLRININPKKDSLGKPSIQASFNSLYLGTRRHLRRLMRRKFPELNLKSRDCQEMSWINSTIRIDSYRKDSTIQDLLERKDKRMTFYKTKSDYVTKALSEKALEGLWNAFKNTGDALVILTPHGGKMSEIIEDAIPFPHRKGALYNVQYFALWHHLYQIVEKIKFDWINGIYDYMGKFVSKPRTAYLNTRDLDLGRTQNGSEKYSEAKSWGEMYFKGNFEKLARVKYSVDPGNYFRNEQSIPPLGP, encoded by the coding sequence ATGATTTGTTGCAAAAAATCTGGATTTGAAACTAGGATTAGAAGTGGCGGACATGACTATGAAGGCCTTTCTTACATTTCTTACAAACCCTATTGCCTAGTTGACCTGTCGAGCCTCCGAAAGATCGACATCAACGTTCAAGAAAAGACTGCATGGGTAGAAGGTGGAGCGACACTGGGGGAACTTTACTACACCATTGCAAATAGGAGCAAAACTCTAGCTTTCCCAGCTGGAACTTGTCCTTCTGTAGGTGTTGGAGGCCATATTAGTGGTGGCGGACAAGGACCCTTGATGAGAAAACACGGCCTTGCAGCAGATAACGTGCTTGATGCCACGATCCTCAACATTAATGGCACGATTCTCGATAGGAAAGGCATGGGAGAAGACCTATTTTGGGCCATCCGAGGTGGTGGAGCAGCTAGTTTCGGGGTGGTTCTATCTTGGAAGTTACAATTAGTCGAGGTTCCACCCGTGGTCGTTCTCTTCACTGTTGCTCGAACTCACGAGAAAGGTGCTACAAAGCTTGTTCGGAAATGGCAAAAGTTAATAAAGGAATTTCCTGAGGAGCTTTTCCTAAGAATTAATATAAACCCTAAAAAGGACTCTTTAGGGAAACCTTCGATACAAGCTTCATTTAACTCATTATATTTAGGGACGAGGCGCCATCTTCGGAGACTAATGAGAAGGAAATTCCCTGAATTGAACTTAAAGTCTAGAGATTGTCAAGAGATGAGTTGGATTAATTCAACAATAAGGATAGATAGTTATAGAAAAGATTCAACAATCCAAGATTTGTTGGAAAGGAAGGACAAGAGAATGACATTTTACAAAACCAAATCGGACTATGTGACAAAGGCTTTATCAGAAAAAGCATTAGAAGGGTTATGGAATGCGTTCAAAAATACAGGAGATGCACTTGTGATTTTGACCCCTCATGGTGGAAAAATGAGTGAAATAATAGAGGATGCAATTCCATTTCCACATAGAAAAGGAGCTTTATATAACGTACAATATTTTGCATTATGGCATCATCTGTATCAAATAGTAGAGAAGATAAAGTTTGATTGGATCAATGGTATTTATGATTACATGGGGAAGTTTGTTTCTAAGCCAAGAACAGCATATCTAAATACAAGAGATTTGGATTTGGGAAGAACACAAAATGGAAGTGAGAAATACTCAGAAGCAAAGAGTTGGGGTGAAATGTATTTCAAAGGTAATTTTGAGAAATTAGCTAGGGTGAAATATAGTGTTGATCCAGGAAATTACTTCAGGAATGAGCAAAGTATTCCACCTCTTGGTCCCTAA